A portion of the Nitratidesulfovibrio termitidis HI1 genome contains these proteins:
- a CDS encoding penicillin-binding protein 1A, whose product MKKLLLTLGIVGALGIAAAAGLAAMLVIWASHDLPSFTRIADYRPPLVTTVYARDGSVMGYFYREKRFLAPLDKMSPRVPQAFLAAEDDGFYRHEGIDPVAIFRAFLKNMQAGSIKQGGSTITQQIVKRLLLTSEKSYERKIKEAILAYRLEKYLSKDEILTIYLNQIYLGGGAYGVEAAARTYFGKHVNELSLAEAAVIGGLPQAPSKYNPFRDPDATRQRQMYVLHRMLELGWINRAEYDEAVAQPLVYRSMDDSGWREGAWYLEEVRRQLIDFFSEANVKRLGLKVDRYGEDAIYELGLHVRTSMEPVHQAAAEKALRTGLDDASHRHGWRGPLQRLKPAEYDAFLKHENFTPPTLADGAWARALVTKVVPQGAEVRLGGYRGFIDVKTMAWCRTPDIRYAPENVPAVKDAKKVLEVGDVVWVSALGADGKAASYNPTLVSQAGVVQLSLEQYPDVQGAVVSVEPDTGDVLALVGGYSFSDSQFNRAIQARRQPGSSFKPIVYSAAMDHGFTAGSVVLDAPFVYLNEYTDKIWRPENFEGVFYGPTLLRTALAKSRNLCTIRVAQKIGIPAVIERATALGLEGPFPNELSVSLGAVAVSPINMAEAYTAFAAEGRVAKRRFIHSISDAWGETLFESKPDVREVLSPQNAFIMATLMKEVVQDGTATRAKVLGRPLAGKTGTTNDERDAWFIGYTPHLVTAVYVGFDQVAPMGKFETGSRAALPIFVDYRKVVEPSYPPDDFPMPPGIVMVRVDGKTGQIAGPGSETSYLLPFQLGTQPTSTAGDPVHRGDDDTKSAEDLLKQLY is encoded by the coding sequence ATGAAAAAACTGCTGCTCACCCTCGGCATCGTCGGCGCGCTTGGCATTGCCGCCGCTGCCGGGCTTGCCGCCATGCTGGTCATCTGGGCCTCGCACGACCTGCCCAGCTTCACCCGCATCGCCGATTACCGTCCCCCCCTCGTCACCACCGTGTATGCCCGCGACGGCAGCGTGATGGGCTATTTCTACCGTGAAAAGCGCTTCCTGGCCCCGCTGGACAAGATGTCGCCCCGCGTGCCCCAGGCCTTTCTGGCGGCCGAGGACGACGGCTTCTACCGGCACGAGGGCATCGACCCCGTCGCCATCTTCCGCGCATTCCTCAAGAACATGCAGGCGGGGTCCATCAAGCAGGGCGGCAGCACCATCACCCAGCAGATCGTCAAGCGCCTGCTGCTGACCTCGGAAAAAAGCTACGAGCGCAAGATAAAGGAAGCCATCCTTGCCTACAGGCTGGAAAAATACCTGAGCAAGGACGAAATCCTCACCATCTACCTGAACCAGATCTACCTCGGCGGCGGCGCCTACGGGGTGGAGGCCGCGGCGCGCACCTACTTCGGCAAGCACGTCAACGAACTGTCGCTGGCCGAGGCGGCGGTGATCGGCGGTCTGCCCCAGGCCCCCTCGAAGTACAACCCCTTCCGCGATCCGGACGCCACCAGACAGCGCCAGATGTACGTGCTGCACCGCATGCTGGAGCTGGGCTGGATCAACCGCGCCGAATACGACGAGGCCGTGGCCCAGCCCCTGGTGTACCGGTCCATGGACGACAGCGGCTGGCGCGAGGGCGCGTGGTACCTTGAAGAGGTGCGCCGCCAGCTCATCGACTTCTTCAGCGAGGCCAACGTCAAGCGCCTGGGCCTGAAGGTGGACCGCTACGGCGAGGACGCCATCTACGAACTGGGCCTGCACGTGCGCACCAGCATGGAGCCGGTGCACCAGGCGGCGGCTGAAAAGGCCCTGCGCACCGGGCTGGACGACGCATCGCACCGCCACGGCTGGCGCGGCCCGCTGCAAAGGCTGAAGCCCGCCGAATACGACGCCTTCCTGAAGCACGAGAACTTCACCCCCCCCACGCTGGCCGACGGCGCATGGGCGCGGGCGCTGGTGACCAAGGTGGTGCCGCAGGGCGCGGAAGTGCGCCTGGGCGGCTACCGGGGCTTCATCGACGTGAAGACCATGGCCTGGTGCCGTACCCCGGACATCCGCTACGCCCCCGAAAACGTGCCCGCCGTCAAGGACGCCAAAAAGGTGCTGGAAGTGGGCGACGTGGTGTGGGTTTCCGCCCTGGGGGCCGACGGCAAGGCCGCCAGCTACAACCCCACGCTGGTCTCGCAGGCCGGGGTGGTCCAGCTTTCGCTGGAACAGTACCCCGACGTGCAGGGTGCCGTGGTGTCCGTAGAGCCGGACACCGGCGACGTGCTGGCCCTGGTGGGCGGCTACAGTTTCAGCGACAGCCAGTTCAACCGGGCCATCCAGGCCAGGCGCCAGCCCGGTTCGTCGTTCAAGCCCATCGTGTACTCCGCCGCCATGGACCACGGCTTTACCGCCGGGTCGGTGGTGCTGGACGCGCCCTTCGTGTACCTGAACGAGTACACCGATAAAATCTGGCGGCCGGAAAACTTCGAGGGCGTGTTCTACGGCCCCACCCTGCTGCGCACGGCGCTGGCCAAGTCGCGCAACCTGTGCACCATCCGCGTGGCCCAGAAGATTGGCATTCCCGCCGTCATCGAGCGGGCCACGGCGCTGGGGCTGGAAGGGCCGTTCCCCAACGAGCTTTCCGTCAGCCTGGGCGCGGTGGCCGTTTCGCCCATCAACATGGCCGAGGCGTATACCGCCTTTGCCGCCGAAGGGCGCGTGGCCAAGCGCCGGTTCATCCATTCCATCAGCGACGCCTGGGGCGAGACCCTGTTCGAGTCCAAACCCGACGTGCGTGAGGTGCTCAGCCCGCAAAACGCCTTCATCATGGCCACCCTGATGAAGGAAGTGGTGCAGGACGGCACGGCCACCCGCGCCAAGGTGCTGGGCAGGCCCCTGGCGGGCAAGACCGGCACCACCAACGACGAGCGCGACGCCTGGTTCATCGGCTACACCCCGCACCTGGTCACCGCTGTGTACGTGGGCTTCGACCAGGTGGCGCCCATGGGCAAGTTCGAAACCGGCAGCCGCGCCGCGTTGCCCATCTTCGTGGACTATCGCAAGGTGGTGGAGCCCTCGTACCCGCCGGACGACTTCCCCATGCCGCCCGGTATCGTCATGGTGCGCGTGGACGGCAAGACCGGCCAGATCGCCGGGCCCGGTTCCGAAACCAGCTATCTGCTGCCGTTCCAGCTGGGCACCCAGCCCACCTCCACGGCGGGCGACCCGGTGCACCGTGGCGACGACGACACCAAGAGTGCGGAAGACCTGTTGAAGCAGCTGTACTAG
- a CDS encoding YkgJ family cysteine cluster protein produces MARVPRTPRTSKTPETPDVAGPVGPVGPVAPVGPVGVTGATGETGVPCVRPHAKRDTPAPDPSACARCAAQGPTCCSTTPGEEEFCFPLSRSEWERIVEWCDHVGGFATERNTRPFVDGMKRLFPGEEAAVEALFPLHGEHLRLAVDRQGDCAFLGVEGCRLPREVRPWYCRLFPLWMRGERITLFTPDHCVAVREGRTLANVLAAVHLAEKDVRRLFGRLRLAWGLAPLDPFEAGLPFETPSAPTNDDAAAPASTGAVLLPKPQPIPDPRTAPRGRRRPPRPGKPGALDDGPETL; encoded by the coding sequence ATGGCACGCGTACCCCGCACTCCCCGCACGTCCAAGACGCCGGAAACGCCCGATGTGGCTGGCCCGGTTGGCCCGGTTGGCCCGGTTGCCCCGGTTGGCCCGGTTGGCGTGACGGGCGCGACTGGCGAAACGGGCGTCCCCTGCGTGCGTCCCCATGCCAAACGCGACACGCCCGCGCCCGACCCTTCGGCCTGCGCCCGTTGCGCGGCCCAAGGGCCCACGTGCTGCTCCACCACCCCCGGCGAGGAGGAATTCTGCTTCCCCCTGTCCCGCTCGGAATGGGAGCGCATCGTGGAATGGTGCGACCATGTGGGCGGATTCGCCACCGAGCGCAACACCCGGCCCTTCGTGGACGGCATGAAGCGCCTGTTCCCCGGCGAGGAAGCCGCCGTGGAGGCCCTGTTTCCCCTGCATGGCGAACACCTGCGCCTGGCCGTGGACCGGCAGGGCGACTGCGCCTTTCTGGGCGTGGAGGGCTGCCGCCTTCCGCGCGAGGTGCGGCCCTGGTACTGTCGGCTATTCCCCCTGTGGATGCGCGGCGAGCGCATCACCCTGTTCACCCCGGACCACTGCGTGGCCGTGCGCGAAGGGCGCACCCTCGCCAACGTGCTGGCCGCCGTGCACCTGGCGGAAAAGGACGTTCGCCGCCTGTTCGGGCGCCTGCGCTTGGCCTGGGGACTGGCCCCGCTGGACCCCTTCGAGGCCGGGCTGCCGTTCGAGACGCCGTCCGCCCCCACCAATGACGATGCCGCCGCCCCGGCTTCCACCGGTGCGGTCCTCCTGCCAAAACCCCAGCCCATTCCCGATCCCCGCACCGCGCCGCGTGGCCGCCGCAGGCCGCCCCGGCCCGGCAAACCGGGCGCTCTGGACGACGGGCCGGAAACGTTGTAA
- a CDS encoding ArnT family glycosyltransferase, producing MSASIHRPEFRPSVTPSGSITGTTADGGHGPRTPRAKAAAMPSTLPTAPIWERNPALCAGLIIAVTTLVRLWFVVSGQLDLVQDESQYWDWSRRLQLSYYSKGPLIAWLIHGWTALLGDTETGVRMGAVVNSALAQTLLYAGTARLFRAPALGVLTLFVANTTPLFMASGVLMTTDSPLLVCWAGALFCLHWISQEPRRRMPYALLFACMALGVLAKYMMLAMAGVAVLWLWGLSRHGLLARGVAARVLLVMLAGSAVGMLPILIWNISNDWVSFRHVATLAGVAGKAAQTFLRLDRLPEHLGAQAGIITPWWLGLMLVGGWRALRNACSGQTPVGKGGGSAAAPSATCGDPDRLRRDILLAAGFWPLWGGMTLWSLHTRIYPNWPAMSYVAGIMLAACALADLVAARRRDATLFSGGTRTTVWRRLAPVWAILGVLTFGLVHAQDALPLPPEYNPATRLKGWADLGEHLDEVRRQLPDPDRVFFFSDAYDMTASLAFYAPGQPVTYCADFGRRMSQYDIWPSPADKVGWDAVLVRRDGPDMPRQLEGMFESVQVTRYQSTHRGKPGRPFWVVVLRGFNGNWPSSGSGAY from the coding sequence ATGTCCGCATCCATACACCGGCCCGAATTCCGCCCGTCCGTCACACCATCCGGCAGCATCACCGGCACAACCGCCGATGGTGGTCACGGCCCGCGCACCCCGCGCGCCAAGGCGGCGGCCATGCCCTCCACCCTGCCCACGGCCCCCATCTGGGAACGCAACCCCGCCCTGTGCGCGGGCCTGATCATCGCCGTCACCACGCTGGTGCGGCTGTGGTTCGTGGTCTCCGGCCAGCTGGATCTGGTGCAGGACGAATCGCAGTACTGGGACTGGTCGCGCAGGTTGCAGCTGTCCTACTATTCCAAGGGGCCGCTCATCGCCTGGCTCATCCACGGCTGGACGGCCCTGCTGGGCGACACGGAAACCGGCGTGCGCATGGGGGCGGTGGTCAATTCCGCCCTGGCCCAGACCCTGCTGTACGCGGGTACGGCCCGGCTGTTCCGTGCGCCCGCGCTGGGCGTGCTGACCCTGTTCGTGGCCAACACCACCCCGCTGTTCATGGCATCCGGCGTGCTGATGACCACTGACAGCCCCCTGCTGGTGTGCTGGGCGGGCGCGCTGTTCTGCCTGCACTGGATATCGCAGGAGCCGCGCCGCCGCATGCCCTATGCGCTGCTGTTCGCGTGCATGGCGCTGGGCGTGCTGGCCAAGTACATGATGCTGGCCATGGCGGGCGTGGCGGTGCTGTGGCTGTGGGGCCTTTCGCGCCACGGCCTGCTGGCGCGCGGCGTGGCCGCGCGGGTGCTGCTGGTCATGCTGGCGGGTTCCGCCGTGGGCATGCTGCCCATCCTTATCTGGAACATTTCCAACGACTGGGTCAGCTTCCGCCACGTGGCCACCCTGGCCGGGGTGGCGGGCAAGGCCGCGCAAACCTTCCTGCGGCTGGACCGCCTGCCGGAGCACCTCGGCGCGCAGGCGGGCATCATCACCCCGTGGTGGCTGGGCCTGATGCTGGTGGGCGGCTGGCGCGCCCTGCGCAACGCCTGCTCCGGCCAGACGCCCGTGGGCAAGGGAGGCGGAAGTGCCGCCGCACCTTCCGCCACCTGTGGCGATCCGGACCGGCTGCGCCGCGACATCCTGCTGGCCGCCGGATTCTGGCCCCTGTGGGGCGGCATGACCCTGTGGAGCCTGCACACCCGCATCTACCCCAACTGGCCCGCCATGAGCTACGTTGCGGGCATCATGCTGGCCGCGTGCGCCCTTGCGGACCTTGTGGCCGCCCGTCGTCGCGATGCCACCCTGTTCTCGGGGGGTACGCGCACCACGGTGTGGCGCAGGCTGGCGCCCGTGTGGGCGATACTGGGCGTGCTGACCTTCGGGCTGGTGCACGCGCAGGACGCGCTGCCCCTGCCGCCGGAATACAACCCCGCCACCCGTCTGAAGGGCTGGGCCGACCTTGGCGAGCACCTGGACGAGGTGCGCCGGCAACTGCCCGACCCGGACCGGGTGTTCTTCTTTTCCGACGCCTACGACATGACCGCCTCGCTGGCGTTCTACGCCCCCGGCCAGCCGGTTACCTACTGCGCCGACTTCGGCCGTCGCATGAGCCAGTACGACATCTGGCCCTCGCCCGCCGACAAGGTGGGTTGGGACGCGGTGCTGGTGCGTCGCGACGGACCGGACATGCCCCGCCAGCTCGAAGGCATGTTCGAATCCGTGCAGGTCACCCGTTACCAGTCCACCCACCGGGGCAAGCCGGGCCGCCCGTTCTGGGTGGTGGTGCTGCGTGGCTTCAACGGCAACTGGCCCAGTTCCGGCTCCGGAGCCTACTGA
- a CDS encoding aldehyde dehydrogenase family protein, with protein sequence MTQSAAHDVAASVSASGTPAPVGAPTASSVPSATDPSVIGEDMAALAARQAAFIASGAVLPSGARVDALRRLREGVQGYRDRLADAIRADYGRPEHPFLVREVVPVLHEIDWLIKAVPGFCGGRRVLSSLGQFKARSYVRRQPLGRVVTYAHWADPFRSLLVPLADAVGAGNAVVLRPTAEAPATAEMVARMVRQYFEPEHVAVVSGGAETDEALLAAAPDFVWYDGDTRGARTIAALAAPTLTPYAAITGGPSAALVHGDADIAMAARRIVWAKFLHAGQVRAAPDVLLVQRTVLDRVLDALRTELERAFGPQPRASADFGRMVSAAGFVRQAERLAAGRTLPFGPGDAPNQADRASLYVPPALITDVPDDSPVLREEGFGPVLVVRPYTRLDEATALLAGLPALTALYAFTTAHARGERLMETTRAGAVLINDAATHLANPRLPQGGVGEAGYGAVAGPAGLATFSAPRAAAVGSNFFDIPLRFAPGSDLKLKLLKRLYK encoded by the coding sequence ATGACCCAGTCCGCCGCCCACGACGTTGCCGCATCCGTCTCCGCTTCCGGAACTCCCGCGCCTGTCGGCGCCCCCACCGCATCCTCCGTCCCCTCCGCCACCGACCCTTCCGTCATCGGTGAAGACATGGCCGCGCTGGCCGCCCGCCAGGCCGCGTTCATAGCCTCGGGCGCGGTGCTGCCCTCCGGTGCGCGGGTGGACGCCCTGCGCCGCCTGCGCGAAGGCGTGCAGGGCTACCGCGACCGTCTGGCCGACGCCATCCGCGCCGACTATGGCCGCCCGGAGCACCCCTTTCTGGTGCGCGAGGTGGTGCCCGTGCTGCACGAGATCGACTGGCTGATCAAGGCCGTGCCCGGCTTCTGCGGCGGGCGGCGGGTGCTTTCGTCGCTGGGGCAGTTCAAGGCGCGCAGCTACGTGCGCCGTCAGCCGCTGGGACGCGTCGTGACGTACGCCCACTGGGCCGATCCGTTCCGCAGCCTGCTGGTGCCCCTGGCCGATGCCGTCGGCGCGGGCAACGCCGTGGTGCTGCGCCCTACGGCGGAAGCCCCGGCCACGGCGGAAATGGTGGCCCGGATGGTGCGCCAGTACTTCGAACCGGAGCACGTGGCCGTGGTCAGCGGCGGCGCGGAAACGGACGAGGCCCTGCTGGCCGCCGCGCCCGACTTCGTGTGGTACGACGGCGACACGCGCGGCGCGCGGACCATCGCCGCCCTGGCCGCCCCCACGCTGACCCCGTATGCCGCCATCACCGGCGGGCCATCCGCCGCGCTGGTGCACGGCGACGCGGACATCGCCATGGCCGCCCGGCGCATCGTGTGGGCCAAGTTTCTGCATGCCGGGCAGGTGCGCGCCGCGCCAGACGTGCTGCTGGTGCAGCGCACCGTGCTGGACCGCGTGCTGGACGCGCTGCGCACCGAACTGGAACGCGCCTTCGGCCCGCAGCCGCGCGCCAGCGCGGACTTTGGCCGCATGGTCTCCGCCGCCGGGTTCGTGCGCCAGGCCGAACGGCTGGCCGCCGGGCGCACCCTGCCCTTCGGCCCCGGCGATGCCCCGAACCAGGCTGACCGCGCTTCCCTGTACGTGCCGCCCGCCCTGATCACCGACGTGCCCGACGACAGCCCGGTGCTGCGCGAGGAAGGCTTCGGCCCCGTACTGGTGGTCCGCCCCTACACCCGGCTGGACGAGGCCACGGCCCTCCTGGCCGGGCTGCCCGCGCTTACCGCGCTGTACGCCTTCACCACCGCCCACGCGCGCGGCGAACGGCTGATGGAAACCACTCGCGCCGGGGCCGTGCTGATCAACGACGCGGCCACCCACCTTGCCAACCCGCGCCTGCCGCAGGGCGGGGTTGGCGAAGCCGGGTATGGCGCGGTGGCAGGCCCTGCCGGGTTGGCCACCTTCTCGGCCCCGCGCGCGGCAGCCGTGGGTTCCAACTTCTTCGACATCCCCCTGCGCTTCGCCCCCGGTTCGGACCTGAAGCTGAAGCTGCTCAAGCGGCTGTACAAGTAG
- a CDS encoding NAD(P)/FAD-dependent oxidoreductase — MSKGSNQFDVIVVGGGPAGLFAAYHLAEHSGLRTCLIERGQDVRKRSCPINKTQKCLKCKPCHILSGMGGGGLFSDGKLNFIHKLGKTDLTQFMPRSEAEALINETETIFNRFGMDGPVYPSDMEAAKAIRKQAKKHGIDLLLIKQKHLGSDCLPDHIASMCAHIHDKGVDIRTGEEVRSLTVENGAVRGLVTDKGEYACKAVIIAPGRVGADWVGELARGHGLAVSQRGIEVGVRVEVHKDIMSDITNVIYDPTFFVQTDKYDDQTRTFCTNPEGFIALENYQDFVCVNGHAYRHRKSENTNFAFLSKVVLTDPVSDNQGYGTAIGRLATIIGGGKPILQRFGDLRRGRRSTWNRINKGYIEPTMTNVVPGDIAMALPERIVTNLVEGLEQLNNVMPGIANEETLLYAPEIKFFATQVETDNRLETSLKGLFVAGDGPGVAGNIVSAAATGLIPAKAIIERM, encoded by the coding sequence ATGTCCAAGGGTTCCAATCAGTTCGATGTCATCGTCGTGGGCGGCGGCCCCGCCGGGCTGTTCGCCGCGTACCATCTTGCCGAGCATTCCGGCCTGCGCACCTGCCTCATCGAGCGTGGGCAGGACGTGCGCAAGCGCAGCTGCCCCATCAACAAGACGCAGAAATGTCTGAAGTGCAAGCCGTGCCACATCCTGTCCGGCATGGGCGGGGGCGGCCTGTTTTCGGACGGCAAGCTCAATTTCATCCACAAGCTGGGCAAGACCGACCTTACCCAGTTCATGCCCCGTTCCGAGGCGGAGGCGCTGATCAACGAAACGGAGACCATCTTCAACCGTTTCGGCATGGACGGCCCGGTCTACCCCTCGGACATGGAGGCGGCCAAAGCCATCCGCAAGCAGGCCAAGAAGCACGGCATCGACCTGCTGCTCATCAAGCAGAAACACCTCGGCAGCGACTGCCTGCCCGACCATATCGCCTCCATGTGCGCGCATATCCACGACAAGGGCGTGGACATCCGTACGGGTGAAGAAGTGCGTTCGCTTACCGTGGAAAACGGTGCGGTGCGCGGCCTGGTCACCGACAAGGGCGAATATGCCTGCAAGGCGGTAATCATCGCCCCCGGCCGCGTGGGCGCGGACTGGGTGGGCGAACTGGCGCGCGGGCACGGCCTGGCCGTGAGCCAGCGCGGCATAGAGGTGGGCGTGCGCGTGGAAGTGCACAAGGACATCATGTCGGACATCACCAACGTGATCTACGACCCCACCTTCTTCGTGCAGACCGACAAGTACGACGACCAGACCCGCACCTTCTGCACCAATCCGGAAGGGTTCATCGCGCTGGAGAACTATCAGGACTTCGTGTGCGTGAACGGCCACGCCTACCGTCACCGCAAGTCGGAAAACACCAACTTCGCCTTCCTGTCCAAGGTGGTGCTGACCGACCCGGTGTCCGACAACCAGGGCTACGGCACCGCCATCGGGCGGCTGGCCACCATCATCGGCGGCGGCAAGCCCATCTTGCAGCGCTTCGGCGATTTGCGGCGGGGCCGCCGGTCAACGTGGAACCGCATCAACAAGGGCTACATAGAACCCACCATGACCAACGTGGTGCCCGGCGACATCGCCATGGCCCTGCCGGAACGCATTGTCACCAATCTTGTGGAAGGGCTGGAGCAACTGAACAACGTCATGCCTGGCATCGCCAACGAGGAAACGCTGCTCTACGCGCCGGAGATCAAGTTCTTCGCCACCCAGGTGGAGACGGACAACCGGCTGGAAACTTCGCTCAAGGGGCTGTTCGTGGCGGGCGACGGGCCGGGCGTCGCGGGCAACATCGTGTCCGCCGCGGCCACCGGGCTGATCCCGGCCAAGGCCATCATCGAACGGATGTAG
- a CDS encoding alpha/beta fold hydrolase: MFNHNTGKYLDIDGAKIYFEEIGSKNKPALLLLHGGFQTIQDINPIAFFLVDDFYVIGIDSRGHGKSTLGQIPLTYERMQKDVEAILKHLRITKVSIIGFSDGGTVALRIAADNVIAVDKLISIGASWDVKELSGSEAMYNEITPESAQAMFADFYKIYIKINPEPDFNKFTAAMLGLWLDKEKTGYPNESVAKIDSQTLLIRGDKDFLTTLTGTVTLAGMIKNAAFLNVPFAEHVVYEEQKAICKAVIKQFLTVNNSQSPGKGND, translated from the coding sequence ATGTTTAATCATAATACAGGAAAATATTTGGATATAGATGGAGCAAAAATTTATTTTGAAGAAATTGGCAGCAAGAATAAGCCGGCTCTTTTGCTGCTGCATGGTGGTTTTCAGACTATTCAGGATATAAATCCTATAGCATTCTTCCTCGTTGACGATTTTTATGTGATAGGAATCGACAGCAGAGGACACGGAAAATCCACATTGGGGCAGATTCCTTTGACATACGAACGGATGCAAAAGGATGTTGAGGCAATACTCAAGCATTTAAGAATAACCAAAGTGAGCATCATCGGATTTAGTGACGGCGGGACAGTCGCGCTCAGGATAGCTGCGGATAATGTTATCGCGGTGGATAAATTGATATCCATTGGAGCTTCGTGGGACGTGAAGGAGCTTTCTGGCTCAGAAGCAATGTACAACGAGATAACTCCTGAAAGTGCACAGGCTATGTTCGCTGATTTTTATAAGATTTACATAAAAATCAACCCTGAACCTGATTTCAATAAGTTTACGGCGGCTATGCTGGGCTTGTGGCTGGACAAAGAAAAAACCGGCTATCCCAACGAAAGTGTTGCTAAAATCGATTCGCAAACTTTGCTGATCCGGGGTGATAAAGACTTTTTAACCACTCTCACAGGCACAGTCACACTGGCTGGAATGATAAAAAATGCCGCGTTCCTGAATGTGCCTTTTGCCGAGCACGTTGTATACGAAGAGCAAAAGGCTATTTGCAAGGCGGTAATCAAACAATTTTTGACCGTTAATAACTCTCAATCACCCGGTAAAGGAAACGATTAA
- a CDS encoding IS5 family transposase has translation MVDDRCKPHQSASSCGRCTRWESGHGPHKRGLNSKIHLAVDAHGMPIRMFITAGTVADCAQAQRLVEGIDAENLLADKGYDSGIFAESLEANGVTPVIPPRKGRKAPRDYDKHLYRLRHPVENAFLELKRWRGVATRYAKNTSSFLAAVHIRCIAIWTKII, from the coding sequence ATGGTTGATGATAGATGCAAGCCACATCAAAGTGCATCCTCATGCGGCAGGTGCACGCGGTGGGAATCAGGACATGGCCCGCACAAAAGGGGGCTTAACTCCAAGATACACCTGGCCGTGGATGCGCATGGTATGCCGATCCGAATGTTTATTACAGCAGGTACCGTTGCTGATTGCGCACAAGCTCAGAGGCTTGTCGAAGGCATAGATGCCGAAAACTTGCTGGCTGACAAAGGATACGACAGCGGCATATTTGCGGAGAGCCTTGAGGCTAATGGAGTCACTCCGGTTATTCCGCCCAGAAAAGGGCGCAAGGCTCCGCGCGACTACGACAAACACCTATATCGCCTCAGACATCCGGTAGAAAACGCATTCTTGGAATTGAAGCGATGGAGAGGTGTTGCGACCCGTTACGCGAAAAATACGTCCTCATTTTTGGCCGCTGTTCATATCAGATGTATCGCAATTTGGACAAAAATCATTTGA